One window of Salvelinus fontinalis isolate EN_2023a chromosome 19, ASM2944872v1, whole genome shotgun sequence genomic DNA carries:
- the LOC129816841 gene encoding helix-loop-helix protein 2-like produces MMLSPDQPDVDLPWGQPDTETLLNSIKMECAPLPAEPAEGEGKARSLSIPSLSREEKRRRRRATAKYRSAHATRERIRVEAFNVGFAELRKLLPTLPPDKKLSKIEILRLAICYITYLNHVLDA; encoded by the coding sequence ATGATGCTGAGTCCTGACCAGCCAGACGTTGACCTGCCCTGGGGGCAGCCCGATACAGAGACCCTGCTGAACAGCATCAAGATGGAGTGCGCACCCCTGCCCGCGGAGCCCGCAGAGGGCGAAGGCAAGGCGCGCTCTCTGTCCATTCCTTCCCTCagcagggaggagaagaggaggcggAGGCGCGCTACAGCCAAGTACCGTTCCGCGCACGCAACAAGAGAGCGCATCCGCGTCGAAGCTTTCAACGTTGGGTTCGCCGAGCTGAGGAAGCTTCTCCCGACACTTCCGCCAGACAAGAAGCTGTCCAAGATTGAGATCCTCCGGCTCGCAATCTGCTACATCACCTACCTCAACCATGTGCTGGATGCGTAG